One Etheostoma cragini isolate CJK2018 chromosome 19, CSU_Ecrag_1.0, whole genome shotgun sequence DNA segment encodes these proteins:
- the LOC117934936 gene encoding transmembrane protein 272-like isoform X1, producing the protein MSNRGLIRNIRSPPQPPTPILACSKLFLCVMPIVQIALGAVHLDDCPRQHYIPIYLIVVGVFSLVLAVLSCLPCAQRSEDSAPNTLSQVCTAWNSLTSCFLFGWFIAGNVWIYSIYEPNYNKNTTNVDPYCDRTLYLFAFWTTTLVYILLGLFLVGGCCVLFCFFLCGRADPDDNV; encoded by the exons ATGTCAAACAGAGGGCTTATTCGAAACATCCGCAGCCCTCCTCAACCCCCAACACCAATACTAG CAtgttcaaagttgtttttatgtgtcATGCCCATTGTGCAGATTGCACTTG GCGCTGTACATCTTGATGACTGTCCGCGTCAGCACTACATTcccatttatttaattgtggtGGGAGTCTTTAGCCTGGTGCTGGCGGTGCTCTCCTGTCTGCCCTGCGCTCAAAGGTCCGAAGACAGTGCCCCTAACACACTCAGTCAAGTCTGCACGGCCTGGAACTCGTTGACATCTTGCTTTTTGTTTGGCTGGTTTATTGCTG GTAATGTGTGGATATACTCTATTTATGAGCCTAACTACAACAAGAACACAACCAATGTGGATCCCTACTGCGACCGGACACTGTACCTGTTTGCCTTCTGGACCACCACCCTGGTCTACATCCTTCTGGGTTTGTTCCTGGTGGGCGGCTGCTGCGTGCTCTTCTGCTTCTTTCTGTGTGGCCGAGCCGACCCCGACGACAATGTCTAG
- the LOC117934936 gene encoding transmembrane protein 272-like isoform X2 → MSNRGLIRNIRSPPQPPTPILGAVHLDDCPRQHYIPIYLIVVGVFSLVLAVLSCLPCAQRSEDSAPNTLSQVCTAWNSLTSCFLFGWFIAGNVWIYSIYEPNYNKNTTNVDPYCDRTLYLFAFWTTTLVYILLGLFLVGGCCVLFCFFLCGRADPDDNV, encoded by the exons ATGTCAAACAGAGGGCTTATTCGAAACATCCGCAGCCCTCCTCAACCCCCAACACCAATACTAG GCGCTGTACATCTTGATGACTGTCCGCGTCAGCACTACATTcccatttatttaattgtggtGGGAGTCTTTAGCCTGGTGCTGGCGGTGCTCTCCTGTCTGCCCTGCGCTCAAAGGTCCGAAGACAGTGCCCCTAACACACTCAGTCAAGTCTGCACGGCCTGGAACTCGTTGACATCTTGCTTTTTGTTTGGCTGGTTTATTGCTG GTAATGTGTGGATATACTCTATTTATGAGCCTAACTACAACAAGAACACAACCAATGTGGATCCCTACTGCGACCGGACACTGTACCTGTTTGCCTTCTGGACCACCACCCTGGTCTACATCCTTCTGGGTTTGTTCCTGGTGGGCGGCTGCTGCGTGCTCTTCTGCTTCTTTCTGTGTGGCCGAGCCGACCCCGACGACAATGTCTAG
- the LOC117934934 gene encoding calpain-5-like isoform X1: MLSYQPEPFFSTMPKRVNNFQGQSFHKLRRACLRRGALFKDSLFPATAQSLFYKRKPPPGLTWKRPGEICKDPRLFVDGISTRDLHQGSLGNCWMVAAISCLASEPSLWKKVIPDHVNQEWNPKHPNLYAGIFHFRFWRLGRWMDVVVDDRLPVSKDGVLLFCRSATPREFWSALLEKAYAKLNGCYEALEGGNTTEALIDFTGGVSEPLSLDCEALSLHSNQRRAFFQSLAYAHESKALITCSIRPAEGETVESVLDCGLVQGHAYGITAVRKVRLGEKLPKTGWMSRLLMVRMRNPWGTADWTGAWSQRSQQWQQMSRAEREKMGLIVRDVGEFWMDFEDFCHYFTDVVVCWLVERAPLWPSSHWREVQCYGEWTLAPASPGTPPSTVLNSSPVLSLGRNRAKPEGTKQQGNKKEAKLGESQQKEGKGGRCEQDKTVKKETKEDDSVEVGGWEAQMDKRSRCGGCINHRDTFLHNPQFMFEVRGKEEEVLICLQQEDRRAQRRDGGGENLPIGFEVLKVEVNRCSRVQCVVEQAASSVYMDSRSVTLRGTLTLGRYVVLPTTFLPGATGRFLLRLFSHSHIQLRELREDYPSPCVFQCFLPQPTVVTTVYLHRASGLSLPKQTAPDVYAIVRCENNIIRTHVFKVEGNPEFNLRAIFYRRYPSTHISIELWSRGWLWDSILGGARLQTAESEKSRSHVIDLRGGHYRSGYRGCVYVETSSSVCLTDL; the protein is encoded by the exons ATGCTTAGTTACCAACCAGAA CCTTTCTTCTCCACAATGCCCAAACGAGTAAATAATTTCCAGGGTCAAAGCTTTCACAAGCTGAGGAGAGCCTGCTTGCGCCGAGGGGCACTCTTTAAGGATTCGCTGTTTCCCGCCACCGCCCAATCCCTCTTCTACAAGAGGAAGCCCCCGCCGGGACTGACCTGGAAGAGGCCAGGG gaGATATGTAAGGACCCCCGTCTGTTTGTTGATGGCATCAGCACTCGTGACTTGCACCAAGGCAGTCTGGGTAACTGCTGGATGGTGGCTGCCATTTCCTGCTTAGCATCTGAGCCATCTTTGTGGAAGAAg GTTATCCCAGACCATGTGAACCAGGAGTGGAATCCAAAGCATCCTAACCTGTACGCAGGCATCTTTCATTTCCGGTTCTGGAGACTCGGCCGTTGGATGGATGTTGTTGTTGACGACCGTCTACCCGTCAGCAAGGACGGAGTGCTGCTCTTCTGCCGCTCGGCCACACCACGAGAGTTTTGGAGCGCCCTGTTAGAGAAGGCCTATGCCAA GCTAAACGGCTGCTACGAAGCCCTGGAGGGAGGAAACACTACAGAGGCACTGATCGACTTCACTGGCGGAGTTTCAGAGCCACTAAGCCTGGATTGTGAGGCCCTAAGCTTGCATAGCAACCAGAGGAGGGCGTTTTTCCAGTCATTAGCTTATGCTCATGAAAGCAAAGCCCTCATCACTTGCTCCATACGG CCAGCAGAGGGGGAGACAGTGGAGTCGGTGTTGGATTGTGGCCTGGTGCAAGGACATGCCTATGGGATCACAGCAGTGAGGAAGGTGAGGCTGGGGGAGAAGTTGCCGAAGACGGGATGGATGTCCCGACTCTTGATGGTGCGCATGAGAAACCCATGGGGGACCGCAGACTGGACCGGTGCCTGGAGTCAGAG GTCGCAGCAATGGCAACAGATGAGTCgtgcagagagggagaagatgGGCCTCATTGTTAGAGACGTTGGCGAGTTCTG GATGGATTTTGAGGATTTCTGTCACTACTTCACTGACGTGGTCGTGTGCTGGCTGGTAGAGAGGGCTCCGCTGTGGCCGAGCTCCCACTGGAGGGAAGTGCAGTGCTATGGGGAGTGGACTTTAGCTCCCGCTTCCCCGGGAACACCTCCGTCCACCGTCCTTAACAGCAGCCCCGTGCTTAGCTTGGGAAGGAACAGAGCCAAACCTGAAGGGACCAAGCAGCAAGGGAACAAGAAGGAGGCCAAGCTTGGGGAGAGTCAGCAGAAGGAAGGGAAAGGAGGAAGGTGTGAGCAAGAtaagactgtaaaaaaagagacaaaggaagaTGATAGTGTAGAGGTGGGAGGATGGGAGGCCCAGATGGATAAGAGGAGTCGATGTGGAGGATGCATCAACCACAGAGACACTTTCCTGCACAATCCacag ttCATGTTTGAGGTGAGAggcaaagaggaggaggtgctgATCTGTCTGCAGCAGGAGGACAGGAGGGCAcagaggagagatggaggaggagaaaatcTGCCTATAGGGTTTGAGGTGCTTAAG GTGGAGGTGAACCGCTGTAGCCGGGTGCAGTGTGTGGTGGAGCAGGCGGCAAGCTCTGTCTACATGGACTCCCGCAGTGTGACGCTGAGGGGGACTCTGACTCTGGGGCGCTACGTTGTACTGCCCACCACCTTCCTGCCAGGCGCCACAGGACGCTTCCTCCTACGTCTCTTCTCCCATTCCCATATCCAACTCAG GGAATTGAGGGAGGATTATCCATCTCCTTGTGTCTTCCAGTGTTTCCTACCTCAACCCACAGTGGTGACTACAGTCTACCTCCACAGGGCGTCAGGACTCAGTCTTCCCAAACAGACAG CTCCAGATGTTTATGCCATAGTGCGTTGTGAGAACAACATCATAAGGACACATGTTTTCAAGGTGGAGGGAAATCCGGAGTTCAACCTCAGAGCCATCTTCTACAGGAGATACCCCAGCACACACATCTCTATTGAG TTATGGAGCAGAGGTTGGTTGTGGGACTCCATCTTGGGTGGGGCTCGACTCCAGACAGCAGAATCTGAAAAGAGTCGAAGCCATGTAATCGATCTACGAGGCGGCCATTACCGTTCAGGATACCGAGGGTGCGTCTACGTTGAGACGTCCTCCAGCGTCTGCCTCACAGACTTGTGA
- the LOC117934934 gene encoding calpain-5-like isoform X2, with the protein MPKRVNNFQGQSFHKLRRACLRRGALFKDSLFPATAQSLFYKRKPPPGLTWKRPGEICKDPRLFVDGISTRDLHQGSLGNCWMVAAISCLASEPSLWKKVIPDHVNQEWNPKHPNLYAGIFHFRFWRLGRWMDVVVDDRLPVSKDGVLLFCRSATPREFWSALLEKAYAKLNGCYEALEGGNTTEALIDFTGGVSEPLSLDCEALSLHSNQRRAFFQSLAYAHESKALITCSIRPAEGETVESVLDCGLVQGHAYGITAVRKVRLGEKLPKTGWMSRLLMVRMRNPWGTADWTGAWSQRSQQWQQMSRAEREKMGLIVRDVGEFWMDFEDFCHYFTDVVVCWLVERAPLWPSSHWREVQCYGEWTLAPASPGTPPSTVLNSSPVLSLGRNRAKPEGTKQQGNKKEAKLGESQQKEGKGGRCEQDKTVKKETKEDDSVEVGGWEAQMDKRSRCGGCINHRDTFLHNPQFMFEVRGKEEEVLICLQQEDRRAQRRDGGGENLPIGFEVLKVEVNRCSRVQCVVEQAASSVYMDSRSVTLRGTLTLGRYVVLPTTFLPGATGRFLLRLFSHSHIQLRELREDYPSPCVFQCFLPQPTVVTTVYLHRASGLSLPKQTAPDVYAIVRCENNIIRTHVFKVEGNPEFNLRAIFYRRYPSTHISIELWSRGWLWDSILGGARLQTAESEKSRSHVIDLRGGHYRSGYRGCVYVETSSSVCLTDL; encoded by the exons ATGCCCAAACGAGTAAATAATTTCCAGGGTCAAAGCTTTCACAAGCTGAGGAGAGCCTGCTTGCGCCGAGGGGCACTCTTTAAGGATTCGCTGTTTCCCGCCACCGCCCAATCCCTCTTCTACAAGAGGAAGCCCCCGCCGGGACTGACCTGGAAGAGGCCAGGG gaGATATGTAAGGACCCCCGTCTGTTTGTTGATGGCATCAGCACTCGTGACTTGCACCAAGGCAGTCTGGGTAACTGCTGGATGGTGGCTGCCATTTCCTGCTTAGCATCTGAGCCATCTTTGTGGAAGAAg GTTATCCCAGACCATGTGAACCAGGAGTGGAATCCAAAGCATCCTAACCTGTACGCAGGCATCTTTCATTTCCGGTTCTGGAGACTCGGCCGTTGGATGGATGTTGTTGTTGACGACCGTCTACCCGTCAGCAAGGACGGAGTGCTGCTCTTCTGCCGCTCGGCCACACCACGAGAGTTTTGGAGCGCCCTGTTAGAGAAGGCCTATGCCAA GCTAAACGGCTGCTACGAAGCCCTGGAGGGAGGAAACACTACAGAGGCACTGATCGACTTCACTGGCGGAGTTTCAGAGCCACTAAGCCTGGATTGTGAGGCCCTAAGCTTGCATAGCAACCAGAGGAGGGCGTTTTTCCAGTCATTAGCTTATGCTCATGAAAGCAAAGCCCTCATCACTTGCTCCATACGG CCAGCAGAGGGGGAGACAGTGGAGTCGGTGTTGGATTGTGGCCTGGTGCAAGGACATGCCTATGGGATCACAGCAGTGAGGAAGGTGAGGCTGGGGGAGAAGTTGCCGAAGACGGGATGGATGTCCCGACTCTTGATGGTGCGCATGAGAAACCCATGGGGGACCGCAGACTGGACCGGTGCCTGGAGTCAGAG GTCGCAGCAATGGCAACAGATGAGTCgtgcagagagggagaagatgGGCCTCATTGTTAGAGACGTTGGCGAGTTCTG GATGGATTTTGAGGATTTCTGTCACTACTTCACTGACGTGGTCGTGTGCTGGCTGGTAGAGAGGGCTCCGCTGTGGCCGAGCTCCCACTGGAGGGAAGTGCAGTGCTATGGGGAGTGGACTTTAGCTCCCGCTTCCCCGGGAACACCTCCGTCCACCGTCCTTAACAGCAGCCCCGTGCTTAGCTTGGGAAGGAACAGAGCCAAACCTGAAGGGACCAAGCAGCAAGGGAACAAGAAGGAGGCCAAGCTTGGGGAGAGTCAGCAGAAGGAAGGGAAAGGAGGAAGGTGTGAGCAAGAtaagactgtaaaaaaagagacaaaggaagaTGATAGTGTAGAGGTGGGAGGATGGGAGGCCCAGATGGATAAGAGGAGTCGATGTGGAGGATGCATCAACCACAGAGACACTTTCCTGCACAATCCacag ttCATGTTTGAGGTGAGAggcaaagaggaggaggtgctgATCTGTCTGCAGCAGGAGGACAGGAGGGCAcagaggagagatggaggaggagaaaatcTGCCTATAGGGTTTGAGGTGCTTAAG GTGGAGGTGAACCGCTGTAGCCGGGTGCAGTGTGTGGTGGAGCAGGCGGCAAGCTCTGTCTACATGGACTCCCGCAGTGTGACGCTGAGGGGGACTCTGACTCTGGGGCGCTACGTTGTACTGCCCACCACCTTCCTGCCAGGCGCCACAGGACGCTTCCTCCTACGTCTCTTCTCCCATTCCCATATCCAACTCAG GGAATTGAGGGAGGATTATCCATCTCCTTGTGTCTTCCAGTGTTTCCTACCTCAACCCACAGTGGTGACTACAGTCTACCTCCACAGGGCGTCAGGACTCAGTCTTCCCAAACAGACAG CTCCAGATGTTTATGCCATAGTGCGTTGTGAGAACAACATCATAAGGACACATGTTTTCAAGGTGGAGGGAAATCCGGAGTTCAACCTCAGAGCCATCTTCTACAGGAGATACCCCAGCACACACATCTCTATTGAG TTATGGAGCAGAGGTTGGTTGTGGGACTCCATCTTGGGTGGGGCTCGACTCCAGACAGCAGAATCTGAAAAGAGTCGAAGCCATGTAATCGATCTACGAGGCGGCCATTACCGTTCAGGATACCGAGGGTGCGTCTACGTTGAGACGTCCTCCAGCGTCTGCCTCACAGACTTGTGA